The genomic interval CGAGGACGTTCTTGAAGACCAGGTAGCCGACGACGGCGGCGAGCGCGGTCGAGCCGTCCGACTTCTTCGCGAAGCCGATGGCGATGCCGACCGCGAAGAGCAGGGCCATGTTGTCGAGGATCGCGTTGCCGCCGGCCGTCATGAAGGACGCGATCTTCGTCAGGAAGGCCGGGAACTCCGGACGGCCCAGCATGTCGGCGTTGCCGAGGCGCACCAGCAGCGCGGCGGCGGGCAGGACGGCCACCGGCAGCATCAGGCTGCGGCCGATGCGCTGCAGCACAGCCATCACGCCGGAGCCCTTCTTCTTCTCGGCCGCGGGAGCGGCGCTGGCCGTGGACACAACTTCCTCCAGTGGGCATGGCGCCGCCCGGGTGACAGGAGAGGACGGCGGCGTCCGGTGGTCTACACCAATGCGTGGTGCAGACCTGTTGTAGCACGATGAAGGCCGCATGAGGAACCCGCGGATGTGCGACCGCGGAACTACGCACGGTGCCCCCGCGGAACGCCGGAGAGCCCCCTTCGCGAGCACACCGAAAAGCCCCCGGAACTCACGGTTCCGAGGGCCGGCGCAGCCGCCCCGAGCCCAGGACGTCAGCGCCGCGCCGCGTCCTCCACCTCCTCCTCCGGCTCCCGCCCCGGGGTCCTCAGGTCGAACTTCATGATCGCGAAGCGGAAGACGGCGTAGTACACCGCCGCGAACACCAGGCCGATCGGAATGATCAGCCACGGCTTCGTCGCCAGGTTCCAGTTGATGACGTAGTCGATCAGACCCGCCGAGAAACTGAACCCGTCGCGCACCCCCAGCCCCCACGTCACCGCCATCGACACCCCCGTCAGCACCGCGTGCACCGCGTACAGCAGCGGCGCGATGAACAGGAACGAGTACTCGATCGGCTCCGTGATCCCCGTGACGAACGACGTCAGCCCCACCGACAGCATCAGCCCGCCGATCTCCTTGCGCCGCTCCGGCCTCGCACAGTGCGTGATCGCCAGCGCCGCCGCCGGCAGCGCGAACATCATGATCGGGAAGAACCCCGACAGGAACTGCCCCGCCTCCGGATCACCCGCCAGGAACATGTTGATGTCACCGTGCACCACCGTCCCGTCCGGCTTCGTGTACGAACCGAACTGGAACCAGATGGGCACGTTCAGGAACTGGTGCAGCCCCACCACCAGCAGCGCCCGGTTCGCCACCCCGAACACACCCGCGCCCCACGCGCCCAGCCCCGTCATCCAGTCGCTGAAACCCTCCAGCGCGTCACCGATCGGCGGCCAGACCCACAGACACAGCGCCGCGAACGCGATCGCCGCGAACGCCATGATGATCGGCACCAGCCGCCGCCCGTTGAAGAACCCCAGCCAGTCCACCAGCTTCGTCCGGTGGAACCGCTGCCACAGATACGCCGCCGTCAGACCGATGACGATGCCGCCGAACACCCCCGGATTCTGGTAGTCGAACGACGTCACCGTCCCGTCCGTCACCTGACAGCCGACGTTCGGCACCGCCTGAGACCCCTCCGGACAGTCCTTCGGGAACTGCCGCAGCACAGTGAAATAGACGAGGAACCCCACCACCGCCGCCAGCGCCGTCGACCCGTCCGCCTTCTTCGCCATCCCGATGGCCACACCCACACAGAACAGCAGCGGCAGCCCCAGCGACCCGTCCAGCAGCGCGCCGCCCGCCCCCGCCATCACCTTCGAGACGTTCGTCCACCCCAGACCGTCGTCCCCGAACACGTCCGGCTGCCCCAGCCGGTTGAGGATCCCCGCCGCCGGCAGCACCGCGATCGGCAACTGCAGACTGCGCCCCATCTTCTGCAGACCCTGGAACAACCGGTTCCAGCGCTCCCGCAGGGGACTCACCCCCGCGTCGGCGCCGGCGGAGCTCTCCGCGCTCATCACGTCCCCTTCGCTGGACGACCCGAGGGTTTGGCGGCAGTCCGCCCCGTGGTGTAGACCAGTGAGGCAGGACGGTCCCGCTGTCGTGACGCCCATCATCGAGCGCCCACGACATGACCGCTCGCAAAGATGGGCCAACTGTGGGTTACTGCGACAAAGCGGTTCGGATCAGGGAGAACGAACATGGCCACCAAGGCTGAGAAGATCGTTGCCGGGCTCGGCGGCATCGACAACATCGAAGAGGTCGAGGGCTGCATCACCCGCCTCCGCACCGAGGTCGTGGACCCCTCCAAGGTCGACGACGCCGCCCTCAAGGCCGCCGGCGCCCACGGCGTCGTCAAGATGGGCAGCGCCATCCAGGTCGTCATCGGCACCGACGCCGACCCCATCGCCGCCGAGATCGAAGACATGATGTGAGCCGCCGCGCCACCTGACACGCGCGGAGCGGCCACCCTCCGGCCGCCCCCGCACCCCGGGCCCCTTCCCGCCACGGAAGGGGCCCGCCCCGTCTACGGCTAGGCTCGACGCCATGTCTCGCATCGACGGCCGCACCCCCGAACAGCTCCGCCCCGTCACCATCGAACGCGGCTGGAGCAAACACGCCGAAGGCTCCGTCCTCGTCTCCTTCGGCGACAC from Streptomyces sp. DH-12 carries:
- a CDS encoding PTS transporter subunit EIIC, which translates into the protein MSAESSAGADAGVSPLRERWNRLFQGLQKMGRSLQLPIAVLPAAGILNRLGQPDVFGDDGLGWTNVSKVMAGAGGALLDGSLGLPLLFCVGVAIGMAKKADGSTALAAVVGFLVYFTVLRQFPKDCPEGSQAVPNVGCQVTDGTVTSFDYQNPGVFGGIVIGLTAAYLWQRFHRTKLVDWLGFFNGRRLVPIIMAFAAIAFAALCLWVWPPIGDALEGFSDWMTGLGAWGAGVFGVANRALLVVGLHQFLNVPIWFQFGSYTKPDGTVVHGDINMFLAGDPEAGQFLSGFFPIMMFALPAAALAITHCARPERRKEIGGLMLSVGLTSFVTGITEPIEYSFLFIAPLLYAVHAVLTGVSMAVTWGLGVRDGFSFSAGLIDYVINWNLATKPWLIIPIGLVFAAVYYAVFRFAIMKFDLRTPGREPEEEVEDAARR
- a CDS encoding PTS glucose/sucrose transporter subunit IIB codes for the protein MATKAEKIVAGLGGIDNIEEVEGCITRLRTEVVDPSKVDDAALKAAGAHGVVKMGSAIQVVIGTDADPIAAEIEDMM